TGTTCCGGATTCCCAGATCGTGGCACTTCTGCAAGAACTCCATCTTATCCTTCTCCGAGTACTCGCATATGGCTCCATCGGTGCGACCTTGACCTGGTTGAAAAAGGACATTGCATTAAGTACCTCTGGTTCGGGGAAAAGGTCCCACCTACCTTCGTAAAAGCAATCTGTTCCCATTGTGTTGGCACTTATAGTCTGAAATCCATCGTTGGCGTCGACACCGAATGCAATTATATCCCTGATCACGTCCTCGGAAAACTGAGCCGGTCGTACCACTCGCTGTCCGAGAATTGCCTAAAATGTTTGTTAATTGTAGTAGATACTTCTGCTAAACCGAAAAATCGAACTGTAACTTACGATCTCATGTTCGTTGCGCAGCAGACCATTGAACGCATTTTTGGTGGCCACAACTGTGCCGGGAGGCACGCCAAGTCCTCCGCAGGTGCCAATCCGAAGCAGGACGGGATCCTGGCACCGCGCGTATTTAAGGAGCTTGATCAGCTCGTGGAGCACGACACTGAAGGAGGAGGATCCAATGCCGTGGCTCACGCACAGCACCGGACCCACCTTGTACATGGCATATCGGTTGCCACGCTCGCACAAATCCACCGGATCGCCGGACTCCGGCACTACCAGGATATGTCGTAGGTGCAGGGCTAACTGCCGCATTCTGGATCCCGTTCCACCCATGCAGATGACCTACGGATTCGCGTACATTAGCAATCTGAAGGCATTTGACTGGCACTATCTTACTCTAACATCGCCGAACCTGTTCTGCAACTCACTGGTGTCCCGGGTATTGGCCACATTGATGTCCAGGTGGTACAAATAATCCGATCGTGCGGTTTCCAAATGAGGATTCAGTAACTTGACGGTTCTGAAAACTAAATCTCGCACAATACTCTCAATTTATTGTAGCGGTTGGTACTTACTTATCAGACATTTTGTGTTGATTCGTTGGTGGTTCCTGTTAAATGTGGATAGAAGTCtgaaatttttcatttttgtctAGATTTTCAGTAAGCTTTTGTTTGCACATTTTCAGATAGTACCTACAAACACATATAATTTAAGAACACTCTCTTTAGTTTCCCTACAAAGAGCTTTCTATATGTAATAGTATATGTATTTCTTACcaataaatgtatttatataaatatccGTTTTATACAAAGATAGGGGTGTGTCATTCAGAACCACACGTATCTGTATATTTGATAATAACACCACAACGAATCAGCACCTACGCCCGGGTGCACTCAAAGTACTGCGGAGATTTCTTGATCTATTCAAGTGCACTTCCATGCAGTTCCACCATTCACCACAGCTCTATCTCACCACGATCATGTGATACACGTGCATTATTGATTTCGGTCGGGTGGGATGGATGTTTCGGAAACCGAAACATCGGCATGGAAGCAAGGCCGTAGCGCAAAGGGTAATCAAAAAAAGGGGAATCCCACATAAATATCGCCGTGGACTGTATTCCCATTGCTCTCAAGGTTATCATAACAGTAACCGATAACAGTAAGAGATATGAATTCTAACAGCGACCCTCTTTATTCACCGATCCCTACTTTAAGTAGCTACTTATCAAAAATAACACAATTTGTATCGTCataaaatgaatatatttTCAAGTATCTGCCATAAAAGAGCTCATACCCGATGTATATCAGTTGATTGTATACATTTGCCAACCGATCTGCTTAGTCGGTCGGGTGAAAAGATCGCTCTTCGTACGAGACACATTTCTTTCAGTGCGCACTCGAAACGGAGCATGGGACCACCGAAAATAGTAAGTAGGCGGGTATTATGGGAGAAAACCCGAGAAGCGGAGAAAAGCAGTTGCAGACAAGCGCAGAGTCACCATCATCGGGCAGCTGTCATCTGGTTCAGATCGAGCAGCATCCGCGCATCTCGAAAGATGGAGACGGGCGCACTTACCATTCAACTGCGCAGTGAATCGCACgcgcaaataaaatattcggAGTCTGCTCAGAGAAGAAGTCGCAGCTGAACACATGGCATGGCagtggacatggacatggaagCCATAAAAGCGCTGACGTCGAACCAAGACGTTGCCAACCAGTCCGACTCTAACTGGAAACCCGATGGCAGAGCAAAAGCTTTATTCAGCCAGAAGTGCAGTGTTAGTGAAAAGAAAGTCACTGGAGCCGGTTGTGGCCACCTACTGCCGTCCCTCTCCGCCGCACTTTGCTTACTAATCTTCCAGGTGGGGCTGGCTCCTGTAGTCAGCGCCAAGTCGCCGGCCAACGAGACGGCCTGGCCACCAATGCGACATTACGATATTTGGGACGACCACTTGGGCGAGCTTGGCGGTCTTGGGGAGGATTCCTACGCGGATGAGGCGGACTTTAGGCTGCAAACGGGAACACCGGAGGAACTGGACATGGAGATGTCGCTGCAGGAAATCTCTGATCGGAGTTCCAGACAGGCGAACAGCAGACAGGGAAAAGGTGAGCTACAAATCTCATccaaatatttcaatataaGTAATCTGTTCATTAGTGATCCATCTGTTTCCGGTTCCCGTGGATGGCTACTGCATGTCCAGTGATGGTCGGCGGATTGGCAACTGCCTGAATGCCTACGAGTGCCGCCAGAAGGACGGTCAGGCGAAGGGGGAGTGTGCCATGGGGTTCGGGGTGTGCTGCGTGTTCCTGGCCAGCTGCAACACTACGATAACCAACAACGTGACCTACGTTGTGTCGCCGGAATTTCCCAGCTTCATGCCCAGCAACTTCACTGGCTGCAGTCTGCGGGTGAAGATGATGAGCGACGAGATCAGCCAGGTGCGGATTGACTTCCATCACTTCACACTGGGCCAGCCAAACCGAAGAACCGGAGTGTGCGAAGGCGATGTCTTCAGGATAGGCGGTGGACCGGGCGGAAACTTCTCCCTATGCGGCCAAAACAGTGGTCAGCACTGTGAGTATACATGTGTGTAAGCTGCCTGAGTACTTAAATCATGCTCCTATTTTTTCAGTGTACTACGATGTGGGGACACGGGCGTCACCACGGCAATCTACTTTGTACGGCAGTCTGCGCCCTGTGGACGCGAGTACTGGCTCTAGCAACTCCACCCCCACGGGCGATCGCTTCATCGACATCAGTCTGAGCCTGTCCAGTCGCCTTCTGCCCCTCCGCATTTGGGAGATGAGTGTGGTGCAGATCCCCTTCAGCCAGCGAGCTCCGGCGGGTTGCTTACAATATCACACCGGCACCGAGGGCATTATGCAGACCTTTAACTTCGCCGAGAATGGTCGACATTTGGCCAATCAAAACTATAGGATTTGTGTGCGCCAGGAGCTGGACATGTGCTCCATTATGTACCAGCCATGCGACGAGCAGTCCTTCCGCATCGGCGGAGGTGGGCGAATGGCGAGCGGAGGTGGTGGCACCTCTGAAGCAGCGGCGACAACGGCAACGTCGAGTCCTGCTCCAGCCCAGTCGGATGCAGCAGGTGCAACAGCAGCTACATTAGGAAATGCTGCAGTGACCACAACAGCACCCACTTCTAGCACCCTCATGCAGATGCTAGCCAACATGGCAAACTCCACAACCACAACGCTGATGACCATGATGAGCGGAAACTCAACTCTGGCTGCCAGTTCAGTATCATCGGGCagtaccagcagcagcagcagtagcagcaccGCTGCCATGAGCACGACGACAACATCAACCACTCCCACACCGCTCCGATCCAGTACAGAGGCATCTACCACCTCGGCAGCACCTGCATCTTCGCCAGCCAGCGATGATGTGGAGGGATCGGGTGGTGAGgttggcgatgatgatgatgacgacggTGGGTTTCTCTTCTTCAGGAGTCGTCCAACTACGGAGAGATCTCCCGTTTCCAGACGTCCCCGTCCCAGTGGCGGCTTCGACATCATGGGTATTATTCGGAATGCCATCGATTTGCCGCTGAAGTGGCGACGGCGCCACGCCCGCCAGTTCTTCAGCACCTGCTCCGACCGGATTACAATGCCGTGCATCATAGAGGATTTCATAGGAACCGGTCTGGGCCCACTTCCTGGGTGCGAGCCCGTCCACTGCGGCGCCCAATTCTGCTCCTCGGGCGTGTGGCCCTGTCGCATTGAAAGCACTGTGACTCCGTTCTATATTGGTGTCCACTTCGGCAATGGCCAGGGCGCCGGCAAGGCGAACGCAGAGGATAACGTGGGTGCCTGTCTGCGATATTCCCAAGTGCAATGTATGTAATGACTTGCGGGGCTATTAACTTTCATTTCgctttaataaattatttttcaattatcGAAATAGAGTTCAGATACTATGTTAGTAATGACTTAAATacgtgttttttatttgtgggtTGCTAGTAACATTCCCTGGATAAATAGTATGTACAAGATTTTCCAACTTATTCGAGGTTAGTTAACTTTGCAGTTGAGACAAATTTACAGAATTTAACAAATGTCTTTGTGAGTTGTTCGTTTGCTTATATTATCGAATGATATTCACAATCAGTATTTAATTCATATGTATAATGTGCAATTGGACGAGAGGTAAAgcttataaaataaaaaaccatttCGTTTGTCTTGAAATATGCTGCGGATGTGCGTTTGGGTAAGCTGACATCGCTTGGAATGACAATGAAACTTAATGCCAACTGCATGTCAGCAAATGGGTGGGGATACATTTAGCAATGGCACCTTTGCAGGGCGACGACTTTGGCTTGCAGCGGTAAACATTCATATACAAATACTAAGAGCTTGATAACCGTACTAATTCTAGAAGTATTCGCCAGCCGCCTTGTACGATCTCGGGCAATTTTGTTCGGCATACAAGGCGTAGGCGTTCTTAGATCCTTGTTTGATAGGCAGCTTGCTCGAGTGCTTGTTCCACACATGCACTACATACGAGTCCTTGCACCGGGCCATTGTCTGTTCCAACTTTTCCGGCTCAAAAAAGTCGCGCCACCGTTTCCAGGGTACGGCGTAAAAGGCGCCCCGCCCGAATACTTTGAAGCCCATGCAGCGCTTGGAGTCCTCTTGCATCAGAGCAATGTCTTTGGTGCCACATATCTTCTGAGCCACCCGGGTTATCACCCCTGGCCCATTGTTGCCCCAGTCCTCGCCGTTAAAGTTGTGCTGAAAGTCGCGCAAACAGGACGCGGCGATCTCGTGGCCAAAGCCAGTGGCTGCCAGGTTCATAACGCCAGCTGCCAAATGGGTGTTGGACTCAGCACCCGTGTAATTGGGCGGCACCTTCTCCATGTTGCGAAGCACCACCACATCCATGTCCAGATAAAGGCCGCCATACCGATAGAGGGTGAGGTAGCGGAGAAAGTCTGATATGTGCGAGAACAAATATCTGGAAAGGAAATGTCATAAATGAGTAATAACTAGGGAGTGTCTTCAAACTCACTTTGACCGCGACAAGCGACCATCTTTGAGCCACTCCTCCATGGGCGTACCGGATGCGTAACTCTCAAGATTCAGTCGTCGTAGATGGACATTGCTGTAACTGAGAATGGCCTCCACCAATGGTTGGGGATGGCTATTGTTGTTGGAGATTCGATAGGTGGGGCCGGCGAACAGGACGAACACTTGGAAATTCGGATTATGCATCGCTGCCGACTCGATTGCGCATGCCTGGCGGGCAGTGaccttcagcgtctccagctgcCTGTTCTCAGATAGGCGGCAACTGGTCTCATGAAAGAAGATACTGTTTCCGGGCGAGGGCTTGGGATCCGCCTGGAGGACGTCGTCCAACAGATTCGTTTCGCCATCTGCAGTTAGCGCCTGCTGAGTTGCCAGTACTTGGCTCTCCATGAAGCATGAGTGGTACTTATTTTCCGAACTGTAGATGTAGAAGAGGCCTACAAT
This genomic stretch from Drosophila mauritiana strain mau12 chromosome 2L, ASM438214v1, whole genome shotgun sequence harbors:
- the LOC117135321 gene encoding uridine phosphorylase 1, with the protein product MSDKTVKLLNPHLETARSDYLYHLDINVANTRDTSELQNRFGDVRVICMGGTGSRMRQLALHLRHILVVPESGDPVDLCERGNRYAMYKVGPVLCVSHGIGSSSFSVVLHELIKLLKYARCQDPVLLRIGTCGGLGVPPGTVVATKNAFNGLLRNEHEIAILGQRVVRPAQFSEDVIRDIIAFGVDANDGFQTISANTMGTDCFYEGQGRTDGAICEYSEKDKMEFLQKCHDLGIRNIEMEASMFASVTQKVGVKAGDVCVTLIDRLKGDQVTITIDQKHEFEQRPFFVVGRYIKRLLQQ
- the LOC117135311 gene encoding uncharacterized protein LOC117135311 — translated: MAVDMDMEAIKALTSNQDVANQSDSNWKPDGRAKALFSQKCSVSEKKVTGAGCGHLLPSLSAALCLLIFQVGLAPVVSAKSPANETAWPPMRHYDIWDDHLGELGGLGEDSYADEADFRLQTGTPEELDMEMSLQEISDRSSRQANSRQGKVIHLFPVPVDGYCMSSDGRRIGNCLNAYECRQKDGQAKGECAMGFGVCCVFLASCNTTITNNVTYVVSPEFPSFMPSNFTGCSLRVKMMSDEISQVRIDFHHFTLGQPNRRTGVCEGDVFRIGGGPGGNFSLCGQNSGQHLYYDVGTRASPRQSTLYGSLRPVDASTGSSNSTPTGDRFIDISLSLSSRLLPLRIWEMSVVQIPFSQRAPAGCLQYHTGTEGIMQTFNFAENGRHLANQNYRICVRQELDMCSIMYQPCDEQSFRIGGGGRMASGGGGTSEAAATTATSSPAPAQSDAAGATAATLGNAAVTTTAPTSSTLMQMLANMANSTTTTLMTMMSGNSTLAASSVSSGSTSSSSSSSTAAMSTTTTSTTPTPLRSSTEASTTSAAPASSPASDDVEGSGGEVGDDDDDDGGFLFFRSRPTTERSPVSRRPRPSGGFDIMGIIRNAIDLPLKWRRRHARQFFSTCSDRITMPCIIEDFIGTGLGPLPGCEPVHCGAQFCSSGVWPCRIESTVTPFYIGVHFGNGQGAGKANAEDNVGACLRYSQVQCM
- the LOC117135316 gene encoding lactosylceramide 4-alpha-galactosyltransferase isoform X1 — its product is MLLRLPNVVARRMFIILVLMVIVGLFYIYSSENKYHSCFMESQVLATQQALTADGETNLLDDVLQADPKPSPGNSIFFHETSCRLSENRQLETLKVTARQACAIESAAMHNPNFQVFVLFAGPTYRISNNNSHPQPLVEAILSYSNVHLRRLNLESYASGTPMEEWLKDGRLSRSKYLFSHISDFLRYLTLYRYGGLYLDMDVVVLRNMEKVPPNYTGAESNTHLAAGVMNLAATGFGHEIAASCLRDFQHNFNGEDWGNNGPGVITRVAQKICGTKDIALMQEDSKRCMGFKVFGRGAFYAVPWKRWRDFFEPEKLEQTMARCKDSYVVHVWNKHSSKLPIKQGSKNAYALYAEQNCPRSYKAAGEYF
- the LOC117135316 gene encoding uncharacterized protein LOC117135316 isoform X2 — translated: MLLRLPNVVARRMFIILVLMVIVGLFYIYSSENKYHSCFMESQVLATQQALTADGETNLLDDVLQADPKPSPGNSIFFHETSCRLSENRQLETLKVTARQACAIESAAMHNPNFQVFVLFAGPTYRISNNNSHPQPLVEAILSYSNVHLRRLNLESYASDICSRTYQTFSATSPSIGMAAFIWTWMWWCFATWRRCRPITRVLSPTPIWQLAL